A single Dreissena polymorpha isolate Duluth1 chromosome 14, UMN_Dpol_1.0, whole genome shotgun sequence DNA region contains:
- the LOC127858134 gene encoding Bardet-Biedl syndrome 7 protein homolog isoform X10, producing the protein MMEISLTRVDYTQVGVTSPKCLRLLPLAGKTQKAAIADHKGVLEVFSVKKGDAQPVFKTTPGPKINRLELGGPVGGVRERIFVTSGPEVKGYTKKGKNFLTFDTNMSENLLSMYVEGSDLFCCGQFMYNHYRDCKDTNYFLSGDQVNDVICLPTQTVKSITPILACQDRVLRVLTESELLYEVEVPGPPVTLCLFASNGGDDGTEVLFGTSDGRVGLVQIGRDCPSHLWELTNEKRNGGVLCLDNFDITADGVLDLIVGRDDGLVEVYSYDDSDEPIHRHTHTCSESITSVQGGILGTAGYDEIVCSTYAGWVLGLTTEQQTKALGPTEVITSPVAVQKITGLKTDLEQLQQKVMSEREKYQQTAQSTTAISAVPSFHINDKFVLNREDASYTLSLELQMPIDNVLLQVDQPRFVLYFCRKVIQGLCCTFAGRSSKVCVVLLQEGHPTFVLYFCRKVIQGLCCTFAGRSSKVCVVLLQVGHPRFVLYFCRKVIQGLCCTFAGRSSKVCVVLLQEGHPRFVLYFCRKVIQGLCCNFAGRSSKVCVVLLQEGHPTFVLYFCRLVIQGLCCTFAGRSFKVCVVLLQVGHPRFVLYFCRKVIQGLCCTFAGRSSKVCVLLFYNFSQNIDL; encoded by the exons ATGATGGAAATAAGCCTTACACGCGTTGATTACACCCAG gTTGGTGTAACATCTCCAAAGTGTTTAAGACTTCTGCCATTAGCTGGGAAAACACAAAAG GCAGCAATAGCTGATCACAAAGGTGTTCTAGAAGTGTTTTCTGTCAAGAAAGGAGATGCACAG CCTGTATTCAAGACCACACCTGGCCCCAAAATCAACCGTCTTGAGCTTGGGGGCCCAGTGGGAGGGGTCAGGGAACGGATATTTGTGACCTCTGGACCGGAAGTGAAAGGTTACACAAAGAAGGGGAAGAACTTCCTGACCTTTGACACCAACATGTCAGAGAACCTCCTGTCAAT GTATGTTGAGGGATCAGACCTATTCTGTTGCGGGCAGTTCATGTACAACCACTATCGGGACTGCAAGGATACCAACTACTTCCTGTCTGGGGACCAGGTCAATGATGTCATCTGTTTGCCCACACAGACTGTGAAGTCCATCACCCCAATCCTGGCCTGTCAGGACAGGGTCCTCAGAGTGCTCACG GAGTCCGAGTTGCTGTACGAGGTGGAAGTCCCAGGGCCTCCTGTCACCCTGTGTCTGTTCGCCAGCAACGGAG GGGATGATGGTACAGAGGTGCTGTTTGGGACCTCTGATGGGAGAGTCGGCCTCGTACAGATTGGCAG GGACTGCCCCTCCCATTTGTGGGAACTGACCAATGAGAAGCGTAATGGAGGTGTGCTATGCTTGGACAACTTTGACATCACGGCAGATGGAGTCCTTGACCTTATTGTGGGTCGTGATGACGGGCTGGTGGAGGTGTACAGCTATGATGACTCAGACGAACCCATACACAGGCATACACAT ACTTGTTCAGAAAGCATCACATCAGTACAGGGAGGCATTCTGGGTACAGCAGGATATGACGAGATCGTCTGCTCAACTTACGCTG GCTGGGTGTTAGGCCTGACCACTGAGCAGCAAACTAAAGCCCTGGGACCAACCGAGGTGATCACGTCTCCTGTAGCCGTGCAGAAAATAACAGGCTTGAA GACTGACCTTGAGCAGCTGCAGCAGAAGGTAATGTCAGAGCGGGAAAAGTACCAGCAGACGGCACAGAGCACCACTGCCATCTCTGCGGTCCCCAGCTTCCACATCAACGACAAGTTTGTACTGAATCGCGAGGACGCCAGTTACACTCTCAGTCTGGAGCTGCAGATGCCTATCGACAATGTACTTTTGCAGGTAGATCAACCAAGGTTTGTGTTGTACTTTTGCAGGAAGGTCATCCAAGGTTTGTGTTGTACTTTTGCAGGAAGGTCATCCAAGGTATGTGTTGTACTTTTGCAGGAAGGTCATCCAACGTTTGTGTTGTACTTTTGCAGGAAGGTCATCCAAGGTTTGTGTTGTACTTTTGCAG GAAGGTCATCCAAGGTTTGTGTTGTACTTTTGCAGGTAGGTCATCCAAGGTTTGTGTTGTACTTTTGCAGGAAGGTCATCCAAG GTTTGTGTTGTACTTTTGCAGGAAGGTCATCCAAGGTTTGTGTTGTACTTTTGCAGGAAG GTCATCCAAGGTTTGTGTTGTACTTTTGCAGGAAGGTCATCCAAGGTTTGTGTTGTAATTTTGCAGGTAGGTCATCCAAGGTTTGTGTTGTACTTTTGCAGGAAGGTCATCCAACGTTTGTGTTGTACTTTTGCAGGTTGGTCATCCAAGGTTTGTGTTGTACTTTTGCAGGAAGGTCATTCAAGGTTTGTGTTGTACTTTTGCAGGTAGGTCATCCAAGGTTTGTGTTGTACTTTTGCAGGAAGGTCATTCAAGGTTTGTGTTGTACTTTTGCAGGTAGGTCATCCAAGGTttgtgttttacttttttataacttcagccaaaatattgatttatga
- the LOC127858134 gene encoding Bardet-Biedl syndrome 7 protein homolog isoform X48 — MMEISLTRVDYTQVGVTSPKCLRLLPLAGKTQKAAIADHKGVLEVFSVKKGDAQPVFKTTPGPKINRLELGGPVGGVRERIFVTSGPEVKGYTKKGKNFLTFDTNMSENLLSMYVEGSDLFCCGQFMYNHYRDCKDTNYFLSGDQVNDVICLPTQTVKSITPILACQDRVLRVLTESELLYEVEVPGPPVTLCLFASNGGDDGTEVLFGTSDGRVGLVQIGRDCPSHLWELTNEKRNGGVLCLDNFDITADGVLDLIVGRDDGLVEVYSYDDSDEPIHRHTHTCSESITSVQGGILGTAGYDEIVCSTYAGWVLGLTTEQQTKALGPTEVITSPVAVQKITGLKTDLEQLQQKVMSEREKYQQTAQSTTAISAVPSFHINDKFVLNREDASYTLSLELQMPIDNVLLQVDQPRFVLYFCRKVIQGLCCTFAGRSSKVCVVLLQEGHPTFVLYFCRKVIQGLCCTFAGRSSKVCVVLLQEGHARYVLYFCRKVIQRLCCTFAGRSSKVCVVLLQVGHPRFVLYFCRKVIQGLCCTFAGRSSKVCVVLLQVGHPRFVLYFCRKVIQGLCCTFAGRSSKVCVLLFYNFSQNIDL, encoded by the exons ATGATGGAAATAAGCCTTACACGCGTTGATTACACCCAG gTTGGTGTAACATCTCCAAAGTGTTTAAGACTTCTGCCATTAGCTGGGAAAACACAAAAG GCAGCAATAGCTGATCACAAAGGTGTTCTAGAAGTGTTTTCTGTCAAGAAAGGAGATGCACAG CCTGTATTCAAGACCACACCTGGCCCCAAAATCAACCGTCTTGAGCTTGGGGGCCCAGTGGGAGGGGTCAGGGAACGGATATTTGTGACCTCTGGACCGGAAGTGAAAGGTTACACAAAGAAGGGGAAGAACTTCCTGACCTTTGACACCAACATGTCAGAGAACCTCCTGTCAAT GTATGTTGAGGGATCAGACCTATTCTGTTGCGGGCAGTTCATGTACAACCACTATCGGGACTGCAAGGATACCAACTACTTCCTGTCTGGGGACCAGGTCAATGATGTCATCTGTTTGCCCACACAGACTGTGAAGTCCATCACCCCAATCCTGGCCTGTCAGGACAGGGTCCTCAGAGTGCTCACG GAGTCCGAGTTGCTGTACGAGGTGGAAGTCCCAGGGCCTCCTGTCACCCTGTGTCTGTTCGCCAGCAACGGAG GGGATGATGGTACAGAGGTGCTGTTTGGGACCTCTGATGGGAGAGTCGGCCTCGTACAGATTGGCAG GGACTGCCCCTCCCATTTGTGGGAACTGACCAATGAGAAGCGTAATGGAGGTGTGCTATGCTTGGACAACTTTGACATCACGGCAGATGGAGTCCTTGACCTTATTGTGGGTCGTGATGACGGGCTGGTGGAGGTGTACAGCTATGATGACTCAGACGAACCCATACACAGGCATACACAT ACTTGTTCAGAAAGCATCACATCAGTACAGGGAGGCATTCTGGGTACAGCAGGATATGACGAGATCGTCTGCTCAACTTACGCTG GCTGGGTGTTAGGCCTGACCACTGAGCAGCAAACTAAAGCCCTGGGACCAACCGAGGTGATCACGTCTCCTGTAGCCGTGCAGAAAATAACAGGCTTGAA GACTGACCTTGAGCAGCTGCAGCAGAAGGTAATGTCAGAGCGGGAAAAGTACCAGCAGACGGCACAGAGCACCACTGCCATCTCTGCGGTCCCCAGCTTCCACATCAACGACAAGTTTGTACTGAATCGCGAGGACGCCAGTTACACTCTCAGTCTGGAGCTGCAGATGCCTATCGACAATGTACTTTTGCAGGTAGATCAACCAAGGTTTGTGTTGTACTTTTGCAGGAAGGTCATCCAAGGTTTGTGTTGTACTTTTGCAGGAAGGTCATCCAAGGTATGTGTTGTACTTTTGCAGGAAGGTCATCCAACGTTTGTGTTGTACTTTTGCAGGAAGGTCATCCAAG GTTTGTGTTGTACTTTTGCAGGAAGGTCATCCAAGGTTTGTGTTGTACTTTTGCAGGAAGGTCATGCAAGGTATGTGTTGTACTTTTGCAGGAAGGTCATCCAACGTTTGTGTTGTACTTTTGCAGGAAGGTCATCCAAGGTTTGTGTTGTACTTTTGCAGGTAGGTCATCCAAG GTTTGTGTTGTACTTTTGCAGGAAGGTCATCCAAGGTTTGTGTTGTACTTTTGCAGGAAGGTCATCCAAG GTTTGTGTTGTACTTTTGCAGGTAGGTCATCCAAGGTTTGTGTTGTACTTTTGCAGGAAGGTCATTCAAGGTTTGTGTTGTACTTTTGCAGGTAGGTCATCCAAGGTttgtgttttacttttttataacttcagccaaaatattgatttatga
- the LOC127858134 gene encoding Bardet-Biedl syndrome 7 protein homolog isoform X1, which yields MMEISLTRVDYTQVGVTSPKCLRLLPLAGKTQKAAIADHKGVLEVFSVKKGDAQPVFKTTPGPKINRLELGGPVGGVRERIFVTSGPEVKGYTKKGKNFLTFDTNMSENLLSMYVEGSDLFCCGQFMYNHYRDCKDTNYFLSGDQVNDVICLPTQTVKSITPILACQDRVLRVLTESELLYEVEVPGPPVTLCLFASNGGDDGTEVLFGTSDGRVGLVQIGRDCPSHLWELTNEKRNGGVLCLDNFDITADGVLDLIVGRDDGLVEVYSYDDSDEPIHRHTHTCSESITSVQGGILGTAGYDEIVCSTYAGWVLGLTTEQQTKALGPTEVITSPVAVQKITGLKTDLEQLQQKVMSEREKYQQTAQSTTAISAVPSFHINDKFVLNREDASYTLSLELQMPIDNVLLQVDQPRFVLYFCRKVIQGLCCTFAGRSSKVCVVLLQEGHPTFVLYFCRKVIQGLCCTFAGRSSKVCVVLLQVGQPRFVLYFCRKVIQGLCCTFAGRSCKVCVVLLQEGHPTFVLYFCRKVIQGLCCTFAGRSSKVCVVLLQEGHPRFVLYFCRKVIQGLCCTFAGRSSKVCVVILQVGHPRFVLYFCRKVIQGLCCTFAGRSFKVCVVLLQVGHPRFVFYFFITSAKILIYE from the exons ATGATGGAAATAAGCCTTACACGCGTTGATTACACCCAG gTTGGTGTAACATCTCCAAAGTGTTTAAGACTTCTGCCATTAGCTGGGAAAACACAAAAG GCAGCAATAGCTGATCACAAAGGTGTTCTAGAAGTGTTTTCTGTCAAGAAAGGAGATGCACAG CCTGTATTCAAGACCACACCTGGCCCCAAAATCAACCGTCTTGAGCTTGGGGGCCCAGTGGGAGGGGTCAGGGAACGGATATTTGTGACCTCTGGACCGGAAGTGAAAGGTTACACAAAGAAGGGGAAGAACTTCCTGACCTTTGACACCAACATGTCAGAGAACCTCCTGTCAAT GTATGTTGAGGGATCAGACCTATTCTGTTGCGGGCAGTTCATGTACAACCACTATCGGGACTGCAAGGATACCAACTACTTCCTGTCTGGGGACCAGGTCAATGATGTCATCTGTTTGCCCACACAGACTGTGAAGTCCATCACCCCAATCCTGGCCTGTCAGGACAGGGTCCTCAGAGTGCTCACG GAGTCCGAGTTGCTGTACGAGGTGGAAGTCCCAGGGCCTCCTGTCACCCTGTGTCTGTTCGCCAGCAACGGAG GGGATGATGGTACAGAGGTGCTGTTTGGGACCTCTGATGGGAGAGTCGGCCTCGTACAGATTGGCAG GGACTGCCCCTCCCATTTGTGGGAACTGACCAATGAGAAGCGTAATGGAGGTGTGCTATGCTTGGACAACTTTGACATCACGGCAGATGGAGTCCTTGACCTTATTGTGGGTCGTGATGACGGGCTGGTGGAGGTGTACAGCTATGATGACTCAGACGAACCCATACACAGGCATACACAT ACTTGTTCAGAAAGCATCACATCAGTACAGGGAGGCATTCTGGGTACAGCAGGATATGACGAGATCGTCTGCTCAACTTACGCTG GCTGGGTGTTAGGCCTGACCACTGAGCAGCAAACTAAAGCCCTGGGACCAACCGAGGTGATCACGTCTCCTGTAGCCGTGCAGAAAATAACAGGCTTGAA GACTGACCTTGAGCAGCTGCAGCAGAAGGTAATGTCAGAGCGGGAAAAGTACCAGCAGACGGCACAGAGCACCACTGCCATCTCTGCGGTCCCCAGCTTCCACATCAACGACAAGTTTGTACTGAATCGCGAGGACGCCAGTTACACTCTCAGTCTGGAGCTGCAGATGCCTATCGACAATGTACTTTTGCAGGTAGATCAACCAAGGTTTGTGTTGTACTTTTGCAGGAAGGTCATCCAAGGTTTGTGTTGTACTTTTGCAGGAAGGTCATCCAAGGTATGTGTTGTACTTTTGCAGGAAGGTCATCCAACGTTTGTGTTGTACTTTTGCAGGAAGGTCATCCAAGGTTTGTGTTGTACTTTTGCAGGTAGGTCATCCAAGGTTTGTGTTGTACTTTTGCAGGTAGGTCAACCAAGGTTTGTGTTGTACTTTTGCAGGAAGGTCATCCAAGGTTTGTGTTGTACTTTTGCAGGAAGGTCATGCAAGGTATGTGTTGTACTTTTGCAGGAAGGTCATCCAACGTTTGTGTTGTACTTTTGCAGGAAG GTCATCCAAGGTTTGTGTTGTACTTTTGCAGGAAGGTCATCCAAG GTTTGTGTTGTACTTTTGCAGGAAGGTCATCCAAGGTTTGTGTTGTACTTTTGCAGGAAG GTCATCCAAGGTTTGTGTTGTACTTTTGCAGGAAGGTCATCCAAGGTTTGTGTTGTAATTTTGCAGGTAGGTCATCCAAGGTTTGTGTTGTACTTTTGCAGGAAG GTCATCCAAGGTTTGTGTTGTACTTTTGCAGGAAGGTCATTCAAGGTTTGTGTTGTACTTTTGCAGGTAGGTCATCCAAGGTttgtgttttacttttttataacttcagccaaaatattgatttatgaaTAG
- the LOC127858134 gene encoding Bardet-Biedl syndrome 7 protein homolog isoform X4 encodes MMEISLTRVDYTQVGVTSPKCLRLLPLAGKTQKAAIADHKGVLEVFSVKKGDAQPVFKTTPGPKINRLELGGPVGGVRERIFVTSGPEVKGYTKKGKNFLTFDTNMSENLLSMYVEGSDLFCCGQFMYNHYRDCKDTNYFLSGDQVNDVICLPTQTVKSITPILACQDRVLRVLTESELLYEVEVPGPPVTLCLFASNGGDDGTEVLFGTSDGRVGLVQIGRDCPSHLWELTNEKRNGGVLCLDNFDITADGVLDLIVGRDDGLVEVYSYDDSDEPIHRHTHTCSESITSVQGGILGTAGYDEIVCSTYAGWVLGLTTEQQTKALGPTEVITSPVAVQKITGLKTDLEQLQQKVMSEREKYQQTAQSTTAISAVPSFHINDKFVLNREDASYTLSLELQMPIDNVLLQVDQPRFVLYFCRKVIQGLCCTFAGRSSKVCVVLLQEGHPTFVLYFCRKVIQGLCCTFAGRSSKVCVVLLQVGQPRFVLYFCRKVIQGLCCTFAGRSCKVCVVLLQEGHPTFVLYFCRKVIQGLCCTFAGRSSKVCVVLLQEGHPRFVLYFCRKVIQGLCCTFAGRSSNVCVVLLQVGHPRFVLYFCRKVIQGLCCTFAGRSSKVCVVLLQEGHSRFVLYFCR; translated from the exons ATGATGGAAATAAGCCTTACACGCGTTGATTACACCCAG gTTGGTGTAACATCTCCAAAGTGTTTAAGACTTCTGCCATTAGCTGGGAAAACACAAAAG GCAGCAATAGCTGATCACAAAGGTGTTCTAGAAGTGTTTTCTGTCAAGAAAGGAGATGCACAG CCTGTATTCAAGACCACACCTGGCCCCAAAATCAACCGTCTTGAGCTTGGGGGCCCAGTGGGAGGGGTCAGGGAACGGATATTTGTGACCTCTGGACCGGAAGTGAAAGGTTACACAAAGAAGGGGAAGAACTTCCTGACCTTTGACACCAACATGTCAGAGAACCTCCTGTCAAT GTATGTTGAGGGATCAGACCTATTCTGTTGCGGGCAGTTCATGTACAACCACTATCGGGACTGCAAGGATACCAACTACTTCCTGTCTGGGGACCAGGTCAATGATGTCATCTGTTTGCCCACACAGACTGTGAAGTCCATCACCCCAATCCTGGCCTGTCAGGACAGGGTCCTCAGAGTGCTCACG GAGTCCGAGTTGCTGTACGAGGTGGAAGTCCCAGGGCCTCCTGTCACCCTGTGTCTGTTCGCCAGCAACGGAG GGGATGATGGTACAGAGGTGCTGTTTGGGACCTCTGATGGGAGAGTCGGCCTCGTACAGATTGGCAG GGACTGCCCCTCCCATTTGTGGGAACTGACCAATGAGAAGCGTAATGGAGGTGTGCTATGCTTGGACAACTTTGACATCACGGCAGATGGAGTCCTTGACCTTATTGTGGGTCGTGATGACGGGCTGGTGGAGGTGTACAGCTATGATGACTCAGACGAACCCATACACAGGCATACACAT ACTTGTTCAGAAAGCATCACATCAGTACAGGGAGGCATTCTGGGTACAGCAGGATATGACGAGATCGTCTGCTCAACTTACGCTG GCTGGGTGTTAGGCCTGACCACTGAGCAGCAAACTAAAGCCCTGGGACCAACCGAGGTGATCACGTCTCCTGTAGCCGTGCAGAAAATAACAGGCTTGAA GACTGACCTTGAGCAGCTGCAGCAGAAGGTAATGTCAGAGCGGGAAAAGTACCAGCAGACGGCACAGAGCACCACTGCCATCTCTGCGGTCCCCAGCTTCCACATCAACGACAAGTTTGTACTGAATCGCGAGGACGCCAGTTACACTCTCAGTCTGGAGCTGCAGATGCCTATCGACAATGTACTTTTGCAGGTAGATCAACCAAGGTTTGTGTTGTACTTTTGCAGGAAGGTCATCCAAGGTTTGTGTTGTACTTTTGCAGGAAGGTCATCCAAGGTATGTGTTGTACTTTTGCAGGAAGGTCATCCAACGTTTGTGTTGTACTTTTGCAGGAAGGTCATCCAAGGTTTGTGTTGTACTTTTGCAGGTAGGTCATCCAAGGTTTGTGTTGTACTTTTGCAGGTAGGTCAACCAAGGTTTGTGTTGTACTTTTGCAGGAAGGTCATCCAAGGTTTGTGTTGTACTTTTGCAGGAAGGTCATGCAAGGTATGTGTTGTACTTTTGCAGGAAGGTCATCCAACGTTTGTGTTGTACTTTTGCAGGAAG GTCATCCAAGGTTTGTGTTGTACTTTTGCAGGAAGGTCATCCAAG GTTTGTGTTGTACTTTTGCAGGAAGGTCATCCAAGGTTTGTGTTGTACTTTTGCAGGAAG GTCATCCAAGGTTTGTGTTGTACTTTTGCAGGAAGGTCATCCAACGTTTGTGTTGTACTTTTGCAGGTTGGTCATCCAAGGTTTGTGTTGTACTTTTGCAGGAAGGTCATTCAAGGTTTGTGTTGTACTTTTGCAGGTAGGTCATCCAAGGTTTGTGTTGTACTTTTGCAGGAAGGTCATTCAAGGTTTGTGTTGTACTTTTGCAGGTAG
- the LOC127858134 gene encoding Bardet-Biedl syndrome 7 protein homolog isoform X2 codes for MMEISLTRVDYTQVGVTSPKCLRLLPLAGKTQKAAIADHKGVLEVFSVKKGDAQPVFKTTPGPKINRLELGGPVGGVRERIFVTSGPEVKGYTKKGKNFLTFDTNMSENLLSMYVEGSDLFCCGQFMYNHYRDCKDTNYFLSGDQVNDVICLPTQTVKSITPILACQDRVLRVLTESELLYEVEVPGPPVTLCLFASNGGDDGTEVLFGTSDGRVGLVQIGRDCPSHLWELTNEKRNGGVLCLDNFDITADGVLDLIVGRDDGLVEVYSYDDSDEPIHRHTHTCSESITSVQGGILGTAGYDEIVCSTYAGWVLGLTTEQQTKALGPTEVITSPVAVQKITGLKTDLEQLQQKVMSEREKYQQTAQSTTAISAVPSFHINDKFVLNREDASYTLSLELQMPIDNVLLQVDQPRFVLYFCRKVIQGLCCTFAGRSSKVCVVLLQEGHPTFVLYFCRKVIQGLCCTFAGRSSKVCVVLLQVGQPRFVLYFCRKVIQGLCCTFAGRSCKVCVVLLQEGHPTFVLYFCRKVIQGLCCTFAGRSSKVCVVLLQEGHPRFVLYFCRKVIQGLCCTFAGRSSKVCVVLLQEGHPRFVLYFCRKVIQGLCCTFAGRSSKVCVVLLQEGHSRFVLYFCR; via the exons ATGATGGAAATAAGCCTTACACGCGTTGATTACACCCAG gTTGGTGTAACATCTCCAAAGTGTTTAAGACTTCTGCCATTAGCTGGGAAAACACAAAAG GCAGCAATAGCTGATCACAAAGGTGTTCTAGAAGTGTTTTCTGTCAAGAAAGGAGATGCACAG CCTGTATTCAAGACCACACCTGGCCCCAAAATCAACCGTCTTGAGCTTGGGGGCCCAGTGGGAGGGGTCAGGGAACGGATATTTGTGACCTCTGGACCGGAAGTGAAAGGTTACACAAAGAAGGGGAAGAACTTCCTGACCTTTGACACCAACATGTCAGAGAACCTCCTGTCAAT GTATGTTGAGGGATCAGACCTATTCTGTTGCGGGCAGTTCATGTACAACCACTATCGGGACTGCAAGGATACCAACTACTTCCTGTCTGGGGACCAGGTCAATGATGTCATCTGTTTGCCCACACAGACTGTGAAGTCCATCACCCCAATCCTGGCCTGTCAGGACAGGGTCCTCAGAGTGCTCACG GAGTCCGAGTTGCTGTACGAGGTGGAAGTCCCAGGGCCTCCTGTCACCCTGTGTCTGTTCGCCAGCAACGGAG GGGATGATGGTACAGAGGTGCTGTTTGGGACCTCTGATGGGAGAGTCGGCCTCGTACAGATTGGCAG GGACTGCCCCTCCCATTTGTGGGAACTGACCAATGAGAAGCGTAATGGAGGTGTGCTATGCTTGGACAACTTTGACATCACGGCAGATGGAGTCCTTGACCTTATTGTGGGTCGTGATGACGGGCTGGTGGAGGTGTACAGCTATGATGACTCAGACGAACCCATACACAGGCATACACAT ACTTGTTCAGAAAGCATCACATCAGTACAGGGAGGCATTCTGGGTACAGCAGGATATGACGAGATCGTCTGCTCAACTTACGCTG GCTGGGTGTTAGGCCTGACCACTGAGCAGCAAACTAAAGCCCTGGGACCAACCGAGGTGATCACGTCTCCTGTAGCCGTGCAGAAAATAACAGGCTTGAA GACTGACCTTGAGCAGCTGCAGCAGAAGGTAATGTCAGAGCGGGAAAAGTACCAGCAGACGGCACAGAGCACCACTGCCATCTCTGCGGTCCCCAGCTTCCACATCAACGACAAGTTTGTACTGAATCGCGAGGACGCCAGTTACACTCTCAGTCTGGAGCTGCAGATGCCTATCGACAATGTACTTTTGCAGGTAGATCAACCAAGGTTTGTGTTGTACTTTTGCAGGAAGGTCATCCAAGGTTTGTGTTGTACTTTTGCAGGAAGGTCATCCAAGGTATGTGTTGTACTTTTGCAGGAAGGTCATCCAACGTTTGTGTTGTACTTTTGCAGGAAGGTCATCCAAGGTTTGTGTTGTACTTTTGCAGGTAGGTCATCCAAGGTTTGTGTTGTACTTTTGCAGGTAGGTCAACCAAGGTTTGTGTTGTACTTTTGCAGGAAGGTCATCCAAGGTTTGTGTTGTACTTTTGCAGGAAGGTCATGCAAGGTATGTGTTGTACTTTTGCAGGAAGGTCATCCAACGTTTGTGTTGTACTTTTGCAGGAAGGTCATCCAAGGTTTGTGTTGTACTTTTGCAGGTAGGTCATCCAAGGTTTGTGTTGTACTTTTGCAGGAAGGTCATCCAAG GTTTGTGTTGTACTTTTGCAGGAAGGTCATCCAAGGTTTGTGTTGTACTTTTGCAGGAAG GTCATCCAAGGTTTGTGTTGTACTTTTGCAGGAAGGTCATCCAAG GTTTGTGTTGTACTTTTGCAGGAAGGTCATTCAAGGTTTGTGTTGTACTTTTGCAGGTAGGTCATCCAAGGTTTGTGTTGTACTTTTGCAGGAAGGTCATTCAAGGTTTGTGTTGTACTTTTGCAGGTAG